The stretch of DNA acaacgcagagggttgacaacaacactcccaggggtgaagttggctccgacggggtTGGGGGGAGCGGATCCGGTCTCAATAACGAGAatgatcctttcaagaatgaacttttacggtttatgagggaagtaaactcccgcatggaccaaatcccgggcGCGCCACCAGTACTGAACCCCCGGACTccaagaagtatactcaattgacGTACAAGCCGAGTGCTGCACCAgaattaatcccgaagcggtttaaaatgcctgaagtgccaaagtatgacggaacttcagaccctcaggagcatattaccacctacacaacggcggtaaaaggaaatgatctagctccgcacgaaattgaatctgtatTGTTAAATacatttggagaaactctcacgaggggagctttaacgtggtattccctgttacccgagcattccatagattcctttgaaacGCTCGCagactctttcatcaaggcccatgccaGGGCCAGAAAAGTACAAGCCCTGAAGGCCGATATATTCAGGATTGCGCAGGGAGAGTCCGAGTTATTACGAGcgttcgttacccgattccagaaggAAAGAATGCTGCTCCCAACTGTCCCgaatgaatgggcagctgaagcattcaccaaaggactgaatccgagaagttcggaCGCCTCCCGGAAGTTAAAGGAAAGTTTGCTTGTGTTTCAAGCAACGACTTGGGCGGATGTCAACAACCGGTATGAGTCAAAAATAAGAatcgaagatgatcaggttggtTTTCCATCGTGGACCAAAGGACGGGATAagaatagagaaaaatcaaaagatgattacGACACGGGCAGACGGACTTCGAGGGGCCGATCTTTGCCCTACGAGTGGACTGAAGGTCGTGGAAGAGACTTCTGGACAATAGACAAGTTCACCGTTGACAGAAGGATCGATCGCGGTCGGAACAACAGATCACAACAGGATAAAGAAACGTCAGGGTCAcaggatccttcttaccccaagttatcggaatacaacttcaacgtc from Nicotiana tomentosiformis chromosome 11, ASM39032v3, whole genome shotgun sequence encodes:
- the LOC138901475 gene encoding uncharacterized protein, yielding MPEVPKYDGTSDPQEHITTYTTAVKGNDLAPHEIESVLLNTFGETLTRGALTWYSLLPEHSIDSFETLADSFIKAHARARKVQALKADIFRIAQGESELLRAFVTRFQKERMLLPTVPNEWAAEAFTKGLNPRSSDASRKLKESLLVFQATTWADVNNRYESKIRIEDDQVGFPSWTKGRDKNREKSKDDYDTGRRTSRGRSLPYEWTEGRGRDFWTIDKFTVDRRIDRGRNNRSQQDKETSGSQDPSYPKLSEYNFNVSIVELVSAMRNIKEARFPRPVRSDPNQRDPNLWCEYHGMNGHRTGDCRHLREEVVTLFKNGHLREFLSDRAKNNYGQRRTLKSRRRTPMPND